The Mucilaginibacter gracilis genomic interval GCTCACGATATTGCCTGCGCCCAAAGGCACCGAATAATCTTCTTTGATGACTTGTCCGTTCTGGTGCGCCAGGGCCAGACCGGCGATCTTTTCCTGCGGTTTCAGGGCGCGTAAGGACGTCAGGTGCAGCGGCAGGGCGATCCGGTCCCGTATAATTTCATCAAAGGGTTTCCCTTCGGTCTTTTCGGCGATAAGCGCCAGCAGCAGGTAATTGGTGTTGCTGTAGGACCAGTTTTTGCCCGGCGGGAAATGATTTTTTTGCGCACGGGCGAGGCCAATCAGTTCATCGGGGGAATAATAGCGGTCGATCGCAAATACTTTTGGATCGTTATTGAAGCTGTATATACCGCTGGTATGGTTCAGCAGTTCAGCGATGGTGATCTTGCCGGCATCCTGCAAAGCGGGGAACCAGCCGGAGAGTTTGCTGTCGTGGTTCAGTTTTTTCTCCTGGATGAGTTGTTCGATCACGGTTGCGGTGAGCAGTTTCCCCACGCTGGCCCAGTAAAATACCGAATTGTTGTTGACTTGCTTTTGCTCAGGCAGGGACAGATAGCCGGTATCTGTCCGCCATAAGCCTTTACCGGGGACAATCATCGCCGCGCTCAGGCCGGGCATACCTGTGATAAGGAACAGGTCTTTAACCGTGTGATTCAAACTGTCCTTCAGTGCGCCGCTTATCGCAGCGGTGTCGTAAGCGCCGGGTACGGGAAAAACGGACAGTGCGGGCTGGGGATGTTTTCTGGGCGATGGACCCTTGTCCTGGGCGTCCGTTTTTCTACAGGCGCTGAACAGCAATGTTGTCATCAGTAAAGTGGTTAATGTTATATTTTTCATGGGTTTTTTGTAAAAAAAGTACAGCGCTGCCTATCGGGCAGCTGTTTTAAAATCAATGAGGTAAGGGCGCATGGACAGGCCCGCTTTATTTCTGAATCCTTCTCCCAGAAGCAACTGGTAATGCCGGTCCGGTTTCAATTCCACTTCAAAGGATAGTGACCGGCCATCTTCGGCGTAACCCAATATTTTTTTAACGCGCATCAGGTTATCTTCACCCAATGGCCCCAGGTCAAAGTTCCGGGATTTTTCATCCATCGCCTCCGAAAAGGTAACGGTTAACTTTGTGGTGGAAGGCGCAACCTGGCTGCTGCCGTTACTGAACGGGCCGATGGCAACAACGGCCGGCCTGCTTGTTTCAAAACGTTTTTTAATAGATTGCATACTTTCATCAAAATAACCCGATTGTTCCACAAAACGGCTGAGCGCGGCTTCGTCATTATAATCCAGGCGGATCATTTCGCGGATGGCCTGTTTTTTATCAGCTGCCTTTTCGTAATACTTTTCACAGATCGCATAGCCGACATAATAACCCAGATCGCGGACGTGAAATTCATTCTCCTGGTTACTGTAAAGCCAAAACCCGGTAAAGGGGTTGAACAATTGCGCAGCAAATGCCTGTCGTATCCTGACATCGTTCCGTTTACCGTAAGCCACCGCCGGCGTGGGCGAAGCCTGGCCGCTGACTTGAACCGCCAGAAATTCGGCGACGCCCTCCAAAACGCTTTGTCCTAAAAGCGTGTTCGCAACCGTCGTTTTTTGCTGGGTGTGCACATACTCATGGATATTATTAAAGGCCATTGATTTCATCGGCTCGCTGTCAAAGTAAGTACGCAGGTGGCTTAGGGACCTGGGGAATTCGGTCGTGACGGTCTGCTTGTCTCCCAAAGCGACCTCTGCGCCGATCAGCACCAGGCTGTCCAGGGTGGTGCCGCCGGTGCGGAGTGCGCCGATGGTAAAGTAGATCTTTGCCGGTTTCAATTCCGGGTAAAGCTTTTTGAACCGGGCGATCCCCTGATCGATGACTTTGGCGAAGCCATCCGCCTTAAGTGTGTTGGGCCGGACAGAACGCCAGAACATAGGGTAGTTATTGATCGCATCGATATAGGATTTGGCGGTATATTCCCGGACCTGCATAAGGGCCTTTAAGCCGGGCGTGGCTTTTTTAAGGAATAAACTATCCATGTAAGCGTATTGCCTTGCGCTGTCCTTTGTTACCGTGATATGGTCATAAGCATTCCAGAAATTCGTGATATCGCTGGTGAACAATCGGATCTCCTGTTTTTGGGCGATGGCTGCGCGAGCGGTTAAAATATGCAGGAAAACGATCAGGGTAATTTTTTTCATGTTGAATAGAAGACGTTGTTGAGCGATAATTGTGACACACCTGTTTATCACGCCGGTTTTTCTGATGGGATCATTTTTTGCCGGACAAAGATTTCAAAAAAGGCGTCACGGAAGGCGTTCCCGATCGGCACTTCGTTCTCCCCGATATAGATGGCGTTATTGTCAAAGGTCTTGACAAAGGAGGTATTGACAATATAGGATTTGCTGACGCGCAGGAAGCGCTCCTGCGGCAGTTTCTGGTGGATCTGTTTGAGGTTCATCGCGGTGATGACCTTTTGATCGTTGAGGTAGAGGATCACGTAGTCCTTCAGCCCTTCGATAAACTGCAGTTCATCGAGCGCGATCCGGATGAACTGCCGCTCGGAGCGGACGAGCAAATGGTCCGGCACGAATTCGATGGCCGCATCGGGGGATTCCCGGAACAGCCGCTCATAGGCCAGGGCCTTCAGTACTGCTTTATCAAAGCGCTCCGGGTGGATGGGTTTGACCAGGTAACCAATGGCATCAACCTCATAACTGTCCAGGGCGTATTCCGCAAAGGCGGTAATAAAGATGACCATCGTTTGTTTGCCCAGTGACCGCGCGAACTCCAGCCCGTTAATGCCCGGCATACGGATATCCAGGAAGATGAGGCCCACCGGATTCAGCAGCAGGTACGCAGCGGCAGCGGTGGCATTATTGAAGCAGCCGGCGAGTTCCAGCTCCGGGTATTTTTTCAGGTGCAGCTGCACGCCTTTACGGGCCAGCGGCTCATCATCCACAATCAGGCATTTCATAGCTTTAAGCTCAGTTTAACGGTATAATTATCCGGGTTATTGTGGATGCGCAGGCTGTGCCTGCCGGGAAACAGCAGTTCCAGGCGGCGCCGGACGTTGGGCAGGCCCAAACCACCGGGCTCAGGTGCTGACCATACGCCTTTGGGGTTGGTGCAGGTGAAGAGCAGCTCGGTGCCTGTTAAGACAAAGTCCAGCCAGACATAAGCGCCTGCCTCCGATTGAATATTGTGTTTGACGGCATTTTCCACAAAGGGGATGAACAGCAGCGGCGGCAGCATTTGCAGCCGGTCCGTGCCGGTTTCTTCGATACTGAACTCAAAGAAGTCCCGCCGGATCTTTTCCAGCGAAAGAAAATCGCGCAGGAAACGGATATCTGCGCTGAGTAAAACCTGCTCCCGGCTGCTGTCATAGAGCTGGTAGCGCAGCAGGTCGGATAACTTGATGAGCATCTGGCTGGCTTTTTCCGGTTCGGTATGGATCAGCACTTCGCTGCCGTTGAGCATATTGAATAAAAAATGCGGGCTGACATTGCTTTTCAGCAGGTCCAGTTCGGTATGGATGCGGATGTTCTCCAGCTGCGTCAGGCGGTAACTGTCCGTTACCCAGCGCTGGAAAAGTTTCATCCCAGCGGTGGCCGCGCAAAGCACGCAGAGCAATACCACATAGGCCAGGAAATCGGCGGCATCATCCGCCGGTTTGGCCATCTTGCCCGGCAGCAACAGTGAGGGCAGCCAGGCACGGACCTTTACAAAGATTAGGAAGGACAATACGATACCGCCGCCAACACTTAGAAAATAAAGGCCATACTTTCTCTTAAACAAGAAGCGCGGGATCAGTACATACAGGTGGAGCGCGGTCAGGCCCAGGATGAGCAGCAGGCCGGAGATCTTCAGGTAGATGAAGATATCGTCGGCGTACCGGTGCTCCTCGTTCCCGCCTTTGAGCAGGATGAGCAGGATCAGCACGAAGCCGGCCCTTCTGTACCAGCGGTAAGGGCGGTCCACCAGGAAGCGCAGGATGGGTTCCTTGTTCATGATACTAAGTTACGGATTCCTGTAAAGGGGACCCGGTTTTTAGACGAAAGCGGCTGCTGCATCGATCAACTACCGCTTCTTCCTTTTTCATCCTCATCACCGCGGTTGCGCTCCCGGGTCTGGCGTACCTTGTTATTGCCAAAGCGCCAGCTGAAATTCAGCGAGACCCTTCGGCTCTCAAAAGTGCCGAGGTCGGTATATTGCAGGCTCCCGAAATTCACGCTGGTATAATTGCGCTGGGTCTTGAAGATATCACTGATACCGATCCGGAGCGAGGCCTGGTCGTTAAAGAATTTACGGCCGATACTGGCGCTGGCATTGGCGGTGCTTTGCTGGGAATAGATCAGGTTTTGTGAAGCGGAGGTGTAACGCCCGCTTAACTGTAACTGGTATTTGCCAGGCAGCGTGATGCGCTGGCTGGTGGAGAACTGGTAGCGCCATTTACCCTGATCCAGCCTGCCCTGGAACAGTTCGCCGCTAAAATGGTCATTACCGATATTCGCTTTATTCAGCATATTCCACCACTTGGCGATCTTCAGCGGGTAGTTCAGGTCGAAATTCAGCGTGTTCATGGTGCCGGTATTCGCCGGGCTTTCCACCAGGATGTCACCCGATTGCCGGTACACCGTACTGAAATAATCCGTTGAATGGTTGTAAGAGCTCACTAATGTGATGCGGTCATCAAAAGTGTAGGTCAGTTCCGCCTGGTCGTTGCGCTGCACGCGCAATCCGGGGTTGCCCGTTTGCTGATTAAGCGGGTCGAGCACATAAGTAAAGGGTTGCAGGTCGCTGTAATCGGGTCGCCTGATCCGGCGGCTCAGTGATAAGCGAAAATGATGTTTACCCGTTGGTGTATAAGTCAAGTATGCTGAAGGCAGCAAGTTAAGGTAACTGGTATCGGGTTTAACGAGTGAACCGGCTTCTCCTTTGGCTTCCGTTTGTTCGGCCCGTAAACCCAGCTGCCAGCCCCAGTGCGCATTAGATCTGGATAAACTGGTATAAACCGCACGGATGTTCTCGTGGTAATGAAAAACGTTCGCGTCCTGCGTGTTGTCCGTTTGCACACCGGCGATCTTCAGGCCGGCCTCCAGCTTCAGCTTGTTTTTCCAGGCATGGCTGTAGTCTGTTTTCAGGGTACTGATCCTGATCCCGGTAGCCGTCTGGTAGTTCAGCCGCGGCTGCCCTGTGGTGAGCAGGGTAATGTTTCCATTCTTGTAAAAGTCGGCCCGGTCAAGATCAATGCTCATGTCCGTACCCAGCGTATCACTGTAGCGGTAGTTCAGATTATAGGTATTCCAGTGGCGCACGTTTGGATTACGGCTGCTGGTTTGATAGCTGTTCGCACCCTGCTGCGAGTAGGTGTCATAGCTGCCGGTATTGGTGCTGGCCTCCCGCTCAACGATGCCGCCAAAGGTACTGTTGTGGCTGATGGCATAGTCCGCAGCTATCCTAAATACCGGGTCACTCCATTTATCCAGGCTGCTGGTTTGCTGATCAAGCGTGCCTGGGTTTAACTGACGGACTTTTGTGTTTTGGGTGAGATAGCCACCGCGGTGCCAGGCACCGTAACCGCTGATGGCCAGTTTACCCGCACCGTAATTTAACAGGCCGGAAAGGTCCGTCCAGTTGTTTGTGCCCTGCGAGGTGCTGTAATCGACATTGCCCGTAAGGCCTTTGACCACGCCGTTGGTTTTGATATTGATGATACCGGTATTGCCGTTCACCTCATATTTGGCGGGCGGGTTGCTCAGGAATTCGACCTGTTTGATACTGCCGGACGGCATCGCCTTCAGCATTTTGGCGAGGTCACGCGGCGTCATTTTGACTACTTTGTCATTGATCATGATCTGCACTTCGGACTTGCCGCTCATCAGTATAGCGTCCTCGTTATCGCTTACCGTGATCCCAGGTGCCAGGTTCAGGATCTCCAGGCCATTGTCGGCGAGCTTTTTGACCTGCGCATTGACACTGATCACCGTGCGGTCGGTTTCCTGGCGGATGATGGGCTGGCGGGATACGATACTGACCTCTTTCAAGGTTTTGGTGTCGGGCCTGAGTCGGATCAGCATACCGGGCTTTAAAGTTTTTACGGTATCGGGCAGAAAACCTGTATAGGTCGTAATGAGATAGTCGGCAGTACCATTATAGTCGAAGTGCCCTTCATTGTCGGTTATCGTAACCTTCACCGGTTTTACCGTATGATATATTTTAATGACCGCGCCGGGCAACGGCTGCCCTTTTTCATCGGTGACCTTTCCGCTGACCTGCGCGAAAGTGCTTAGGCTGCAAAGCAGCAGTAAGCTGAGGAATATTGTTTTCATGCCTCAAAAGTCGGCCGCAGATCAGGGTCAGTCGCTTCAGAACATGATATGACACCACTAATGCTTCTGATAATCTTTCGGTATCACACCGGTCACCTTTTTAAAGGCGCGGTTAAAGGTTGATTTGGAATTGAACCCCGCGTCGTATGCTACGGCAAGTAAAGTGAAGTTTTGATAGGCCGGTTGTTCCAGCAGGCGGATCACTTCGTTGACCCGGTAGCGGTTCACATAATCACTGAAGTTGAGACCATAAGTCTTGTTGATGACTTTACTCAGTAAGGAGGCATTGGTACCGGCTTTCCTGGCCAGCTCGGTTAAGGTCAGCTCCGGTTCCAGGTAAACTTTTTGAATATCCATGAGCTCTTCTATTTTCGCTTTCCACTCTTCCATCCAGCTTTGGTCTTCTACAACAGCTACCGGCGTGTCCAGCAGCAATGGCTCCTGGTAACTTAATAACAGAGCCGGCTCAAAATTCAGCTTGATGATGGGTTTGGCGGCGTAGGCGCTGATCGCCACATAATAAATAATGATCGCGAACGCAAAGAAATAATACCAGGACTTGACATAGAACAACTCCATGAACAAGCCTAATATATGTTCTGAAAGCAGCAGAATGGTCAGCACGGCGAAGGCATACAGGAAGTTGCGCAGCCATTTAAAGCTGGCGGCGTCGGCAAAGGAGAACTCGAACCAGGAGAAGATCACATACTGCCGGTAATAGCGGATGGACAAGACCAGGTAAACCATCAGGCTAGCCGACCAGGCCCAGTTATACCAGTTATCAAAATCCGGGTCGGTATCGCCATTCATTAAATAATAGTGTCCTACGATCAACTTATCCGTGACGACTACAAGCAAAGCCCAAAGGATATACAATGCACCCGGCAGAAAATGCAGCCAGTCCCGCATTTGCAGCCGGTAATGCGCATTGGTCAGGCTCTTCAGGTACAAATAAAGCAGCGGGCCGAAAAAAAGTGCGTGAATAAAGGGCGTGTAAAACAAGACCTCGCGGTAAGGCTGGGTATCATACCAGCCCGCAAATCCTGACATCCAGGGAAAGATGAACAGCGCGGAAAGGAAGAGGAAAGTGCCTAACAGTTTATCGGATAATCTTTCCTGCTGAATGCCTCTTTTCCAGAACAAAAAAGCATAGACCAGCAGGTGCGTGAAAAAGATCAGTAATAACGAACTGCGCAGGCCGAATTGGAAAAGCATCAACGAATATACGTTAATGATCAGTTATTGTGTAAATAACCATTCGGCATGTCTGATCCGGTCTGCGCAGTTTCATATGATCACTTTAGCATCCGCTGAGTTAGCCAAACCCTGATAATCTTTGATGACCAGCCCATAAAGCACAATATCGTAAAATATGCCCGCTTTGCAGACATGTTCCGCTAATTCGCCTTCCCGTTTCATGCCGCAATTTTCCATTACTTTGCCGGAGGCCGGGTTTAGGGCCATATAAGTGGAAGTCACTTTACGTAAGCCCAGATGGCTGAAGCCATAATGTACGGCCGCGCGGACCGCTTCTGTGGTCAGTCCCTTGCCCCAGTAGGGTTCACCGATCCAGAAATTGAGTTCAGCCCGCTTAAAAGCCTTTTCCAGCTGAAGGCCGACGACGCCGATCAGTTGACCGGCCTTGAGCCTGATCCCGAATAAGTAGCGGTTATTGTCCTGAAATCCGTGGTAAGCTTTGTGGATAAGGCCAAGGGCATCGGCTTCTGTGTAGGGATACGGAAGACTCATGGTATAGCGGGAAACCTGCCGATTAGAGGCATGCTGAACGATCTGCGGCAGGTCAGCGGCTTTTAGGGCAGATAAAAGCAATCGCGGCGTTTCGATCTTTGGAAAGGTATGCATATGGAGCCGTAATTATTTTAAGAGGGCTTGCAGCGCTTGTTGCGAATCCTCGTTTTTGGGATTGATCGCCAGCGACCTGCGGTACATGGCGATCGCGTCTTCTTTCCTGCCTGCTTTGGCCAGGGCCTCGCCGTAACTGTTATAAACATTATCACTCTCTGGGTACAGCAGGCAGTTGACCTTCAATGTCTCCAGTGCCTGTGCCTGCTGCTTACCCGCCAGCATCGCGTAGCCCAGGTTGTTCATATCGTCTTCGTTAAGGTTATAACCCGCCGTATCGGCTTTCAATTGCAGCAATAGCGCCATCGCATGGTCCATTCCGTCTTTCATCATCTCCCGCCCGTAGATCTTGCTTAAATTCTTTTTCACCGGGAGCAGCGGCTGCCCGTTTAACGTTTTCAAGGCATTCAGGGCCGTTTTGTACAAGCCCTCGCTACCGGCGTTATCCAGCAGAATCACCGTTTGTTTACGCCCGATATCGCGCAATAGGATCGTTACCGCGCCTTGCATACCCCCGGCATGCCAGACCGTTTTTCCCATCGACTGGTCTTTAAAGATAAACCAGCCCAGCCCGTCAAGTGCCTGGCCCATGCCGCCGATATTCGTCCACACCAGATTATCTGAACCGTCTTTCCATTTATCCGGAGAAAACGCGATAGCCAGCGTAGCTGGTTTTAACAAGCGGTTTCCGTACAGCGCCTGGTCCAGTCTGAACAGATCTCCGGTCGTGCTATACAGATTACTGTGACCGAAGGCCTCTTCTGTATAATTCACCCTTATTTTTTCAGGTGCATAGCGGGAAGCATAATCATAATTATTTGCCGTAGCGGCTCTTGCAGCCGTTTCTGGTAGTTTAAGATAAGTATCGTTCATACCGGCCGGCCCGAGGATGTTTTTTTCCAGATATTGTGCAAAAGTGGTGCCCGAAACTTTTTCTACCAGGTTAGCCAGCAATTCATAACCCAGGTTGCAATACCACCATTTTTGTCCGGGCGAAAGTTTCATTTTAACATTGGCGGCTGCGATGACCGGCAGGAGATCCCGGTTATTGGGTTCCCGGTGGTTTTTCTTTTCAAAATCAGCGAATGCGCCGTCCAGGTCTTGGTCCGAAAGACCGGAACTATGCGACAACAATCCCCGTATGGCAATGTCCTTATAGGGGAATGACGGGAAGTATTTGCTGTACGCATCGTCGAGTTGCAGCTTGCCTTTCTCATATTGTTGCAAAACGGCGATAGCGGTAAAAACCTTGGATAAAGAGGCCAGCTGAAAACTGGTTGACGGGTCATGTAGCTTTTTTTGCTCGAAGTCGGCCAAGCCGAACGACTGCTGGTAAATTATTTTGCCCTCCTGCGCCACAAGAACGTTCCCGTTGAGCAGGCCTTGGGCTGCCGTGGCGCGGAACATGCTGTCCATATGCTTCCCTGAGTCTTGTGCCCCTGCACTTAAAGTGCCTGTCGC includes:
- a CDS encoding serine hydrolase domain-containing protein, which encodes MKNITLTTLLMTTLLFSACRKTDAQDKGPSPRKHPQPALSVFPVPGAYDTAAISGALKDSLNHTVKDLFLITGMPGLSAAMIVPGKGLWRTDTGYLSLPEQKQVNNNSVFYWASVGKLLTATVIEQLIQEKKLNHDSKLSGWFPALQDAGKITIAELLNHTSGIYSFNNDPKVFAIDRYYSPDELIGLARAQKNHFPPGKNWSYSNTNYLLLALIAEKTEGKPFDEIIRDRIALPLHLTSLRALKPQEKIAGLALAHQNGQVIKEDYSVPLGAGNIVSNARDMVVVLYSLMTGKLGPVAQVHERLKDLYAMPDAGTWYGRGVMLTDFNEITHTDDLWIGHSGGTQTYRALLVYDTASKTFIAVAINAHISAEAVARKLLVTALQ
- a CDS encoding outer membrane beta-barrel family protein codes for the protein MKTIFLSLLLLCSLSTFAQVSGKVTDEKGQPLPGAVIKIYHTVKPVKVTITDNEGHFDYNGTADYLITTYTGFLPDTVKTLKPGMLIRLRPDTKTLKEVSIVSRQPIIRQETDRTVISVNAQVKKLADNGLEILNLAPGITVSDNEDAILMSGKSEVQIMINDKVVKMTPRDLAKMLKAMPSGSIKQVEFLSNPPAKYEVNGNTGIINIKTNGVVKGLTGNVDYSTSQGTNNWTDLSGLLNYGAGKLAISGYGAWHRGGYLTQNTKVRQLNPGTLDQQTSSLDKWSDPVFRIAADYAISHNSTFGGIVEREASTNTGSYDTYSQQGANSYQTSSRNPNVRHWNTYNLNYRYSDTLGTDMSIDLDRADFYKNGNITLLTTGQPRLNYQTATGIRISTLKTDYSHAWKNKLKLEAGLKIAGVQTDNTQDANVFHYHENIRAVYTSLSRSNAHWGWQLGLRAEQTEAKGEAGSLVKPDTSYLNLLPSAYLTYTPTGKHHFRLSLSRRIRRPDYSDLQPFTYVLDPLNQQTGNPGLRVQRNDQAELTYTFDDRITLVSSYNHSTDYFSTVYRQSGDILVESPANTGTMNTLNFDLNYPLKIAKWWNMLNKANIGNDHFSGELFQGRLDQGKWRYQFSTSQRITLPGKYQLQLSGRYTSASQNLIYSQQSTANASASIGRKFFNDQASLRIGISDIFKTQRNYTSVNFGSLQYTDLGTFESRRVSLNFSWRFGNNKVRQTRERNRGDEDEKGRSGS
- a CDS encoding GNAT family N-acetyltransferase, whose product is MHTFPKIETPRLLLSALKAADLPQIVQHASNRQVSRYTMSLPYPYTEADALGLIHKAYHGFQDNNRYLFGIRLKAGQLIGVVGLQLEKAFKRAELNFWIGEPYWGKGLTTEAVRAAVHYGFSHLGLRKVTSTYMALNPASGKVMENCGMKREGELAEHVCKAGIFYDIVLYGLVIKDYQGLANSADAKVII
- a CDS encoding serine hydrolase domain-containing protein, which produces MDSMFRATAAQGLLNGNVLVAQEGKIIYQQSFGLADFEQKKLHDPSTSFQLASLSKVFTAIAVLQQYEKGKLQLDDAYSKYFPSFPYKDIAIRGLLSHSSGLSDQDLDGAFADFEKKNHREPNNRDLLPVIAAANVKMKLSPGQKWWYCNLGYELLANLVEKVSGTTFAQYLEKNILGPAGMNDTYLKLPETAARAATANNYDYASRYAPEKIRVNYTEEAFGHSNLYSTTGDLFRLDQALYGNRLLKPATLAIAFSPDKWKDGSDNLVWTNIGGMGQALDGLGWFIFKDQSMGKTVWHAGGMQGAVTILLRDIGRKQTVILLDNAGSEGLYKTALNALKTLNGQPLLPVKKNLSKIYGREMMKDGMDHAMALLLQLKADTAGYNLNEDDMNNLGYAMLAGKQQAQALETLKVNCLLYPESDNVYNSYGEALAKAGRKEDAIAMYRRSLAINPKNEDSQQALQALLK
- a CDS encoding helix-turn-helix domain-containing protein; the encoded protein is MLFQFGLRSSLLLIFFTHLLVYAFLFWKRGIQQERLSDKLLGTFLFLSALFIFPWMSGFAGWYDTQPYREVLFYTPFIHALFFGPLLYLYLKSLTNAHYRLQMRDWLHFLPGALYILWALLVVVTDKLIVGHYYLMNGDTDPDFDNWYNWAWSASLMVYLVLSIRYYRQYVIFSWFEFSFADAASFKWLRNFLYAFAVLTILLLSEHILGLFMELFYVKSWYYFFAFAIIIYYVAISAYAAKPIIKLNFEPALLLSYQEPLLLDTPVAVVEDQSWMEEWKAKIEELMDIQKVYLEPELTLTELARKAGTNASLLSKVINKTYGLNFSDYVNRYRVNEVIRLLEQPAYQNFTLLAVAYDAGFNSKSTFNRAFKKVTGVIPKDYQKH
- a CDS encoding sensor histidine kinase: MNKEPILRFLVDRPYRWYRRAGFVLILLILLKGGNEEHRYADDIFIYLKISGLLLILGLTALHLYVLIPRFLFKRKYGLYFLSVGGGIVLSFLIFVKVRAWLPSLLLPGKMAKPADDAADFLAYVVLLCVLCAATAGMKLFQRWVTDSYRLTQLENIRIHTELDLLKSNVSPHFLFNMLNGSEVLIHTEPEKASQMLIKLSDLLRYQLYDSSREQVLLSADIRFLRDFLSLEKIRRDFFEFSIEETGTDRLQMLPPLLFIPFVENAVKHNIQSEAGAYVWLDFVLTGTELLFTCTNPKGVWSAPEPGGLGLPNVRRRLELLFPGRHSLRIHNNPDNYTVKLSLKL
- a CDS encoding LytR/AlgR family response regulator transcription factor, whose protein sequence is MKCLIVDDEPLARKGVQLHLKKYPELELAGCFNNATAAAAYLLLNPVGLIFLDIRMPGINGLEFARSLGKQTMVIFITAFAEYALDSYEVDAIGYLVKPIHPERFDKAVLKALAYERLFRESPDAAIEFVPDHLLVRSERQFIRIALDELQFIEGLKDYVILYLNDQKVITAMNLKQIHQKLPQERFLRVSKSYIVNTSFVKTFDNNAIYIGENEVPIGNAFRDAFFEIFVRQKMIPSEKPA
- a CDS encoding gliding motility protein GldB-related protein translates to MKKITLIVFLHILTARAAIAQKQEIRLFTSDITNFWNAYDHITVTKDSARQYAYMDSLFLKKATPGLKALMQVREYTAKSYIDAINNYPMFWRSVRPNTLKADGFAKVIDQGIARFKKLYPELKPAKIYFTIGALRTGGTTLDSLVLIGAEVALGDKQTVTTEFPRSLSHLRTYFDSEPMKSMAFNNIHEYVHTQQKTTVANTLLGQSVLEGVAEFLAVQVSGQASPTPAVAYGKRNDVRIRQAFAAQLFNPFTGFWLYSNQENEFHVRDLGYYVGYAICEKYYEKAADKKQAIREMIRLDYNDEAALSRFVEQSGYFDESMQSIKKRFETSRPAVVAIGPFSNGSSQVAPSTTKLTVTFSEAMDEKSRNFDLGPLGEDNLMRVKKILGYAEDGRSLSFEVELKPDRHYQLLLGEGFRNKAGLSMRPYLIDFKTAAR